Genomic segment of Deinococcus apachensis DSM 19763:
CATCCTGCTCACGCACGCGCATTTCGACCACATCGGGGCGGTGCAGCCCGTGCGGGAGGCGCTGGGCGTGCCGGTGTCCCTCCACCCCGCCGACCTGCCGCTCTACCGGATGGGCGCAGCGTCGGCGGCCCGCTGGAACTTGCCCTTCGTCCAGCCGGAGGCTCCTGAGCACGAGATCACGCAGGGGCAGACCTTTACGGCGGGGGACCTCACCCTGACGGCGCGGGAACTGCCGGGCCACGCGCCGGGGCATGTGGTGTTCGTCGCCCAAACTGGGGAGGCACCGGGCTTTGTCGTGGCGGGGGATACCCTCTTCCAGGGGAGCATTGGGCGCACCGACTTACCGGGCGGGAGCCACCCGCAGCTCATCGCGGGGATCGAGCGGGAGTTGTTGAGGTTGCCGGACGAGACTGCCGTCTACCCCGGCCACGGCCCGGCCACCACCGTCGGGGCCGAGCGACGCACGAATCCCTTCCTGCGCTGACCCCGGCCCTCCCCATTCGGCCAGGAGGCAGCCCGGTGGGCGGGTGCGTTAAGGTCGGGCATGTTGCGGAATTACCGCCTCTGGTGGCACGCGCCCAGGGTCCACGAGCCGGGGGATCAGGCCCGGCGGGTGACCTGGCTGGAACTGTTCTACGACCTGGTGTTCGTGGTGGTGATCTCGCGGCT
This window contains:
- a CDS encoding MBL fold metallo-hydrolase, encoding MTRARQHGAVRVWTLPTGPLQENAVLVAGQGGEGFLFDPGDEAERVLALVRDAGVTVRGILLTHAHFDHIGAVQPVREALGVPVSLHPADLPLYRMGAASAARWNLPFVQPEAPEHEITQGQTFTAGDLTLTARELPGHAPGHVVFVAQTGEAPGFVVAGDTLFQGSIGRTDLPGGSHPQLIAGIERELLRLPDETAVYPGHGPATTVGAERRTNPFLR